Genomic window (Lewinellaceae bacterium):
CTATCCGTCAATATCCAGGTAGAGCCGCGTTGCCTTTCCCCCTACCTTTGTCCTAGTGCTGTCGGCATTAAGTAACGGGGTATATAAAATGAGGCTATTTTGTCGCCAGACAAGACGCGAGGAGCGATTATAGCGGGACTACATGAGTGACGAGCAACGCAGTATGGCGGCAAAAGAGTCCATTTTATATCCCGGTATTTAGTGCCGACAGCACTAGACAATTGCGAGAAAGTATCGCAAAGGAAAATGTGCTAAATCATCATTGTTAATTAAAACACGCAAGCCATGAACACGGCTATGAAAAAGATCATTCAACTGACCATTTTGCTGCTCTCTGTAACTTCTATGATGGCGGCCAACGACAATCTGCCGTCGATTACCCTGAAGAACATTCCGGCGGAGAAGAAATTCAGCCTTTCTATCGACGGCCTGAAAGAAACGGCGGAAATCATCCTCACCGACATCGACGGCCAGGTATTGCTGAGCCAGGATACGGAAGGGAAAAAGGCCTTCGCCAAAGTTTTCAACCTGAGCGAACTGCCCAGCGGCGATTACTTCCTCACCGTGCGTACCAGCCTTCGGGAAACGGTACAGCCGATTGCTTTGACCAAAACTGAGGTGCTGGTCTATCCGGAAAGGAAGCGCGAATTCTACAGCCCGGTGATCCGGGTGGAAAAGCAGCATGTAGACGTCTCCCTCTTCAACGGCCGCATCGGCAACGTAACGGTGAACATCCTGGACAACAACAACGCACAGGTGTTTCAGGAAAAACTGGAAAACGTCCTCGTCGTTGAAAAGCGCTACAACCTCAACCAGCTCCCCTGGGGCCGGTATACGATCGAGGTGGTTACCGAATCGAATACCTACTATAAGGCGTTTAGCGTCCGATAAGCTTTATATAGTTAATTTTTTGTTTTAGGATCGGAAGATAGAGCTGTGCCCCCGGGTGCGGCTTTTTTTATTTTAGGGGCGACGCAACAAATAACCAACCCATCTGACTTGGTCTTTTTCCTTTATGCTTCGTTGCATTTTCCTTACGTAGCTCCACTTCCGACATTCGCCGGAACAGGTATGCGCGTCAAATGCGCGAAGAAAAAACACCTTCGTCATTTTGGGTAGCTTATTTATTTCCTCGCCCCTTACAACGTCAGCGTCACCACCGTGCCCTCCCCTTCCACCGAATGCAGCTCGATGTTCCCTTTGTGCATGCGCATGATCTGGCGGCTGAGGCTGAGCCCGATCCCTGAACCTTCTTTTTTGGTGGTGAAAAAGGGAACAAAAATCTGCTCCATGGCCTCTTCCGAAATGCCCTGCCCGTTATCCACGACAATGATCTGCGCTTTGGGGCCGGTCTTCTGTACGTTGATCTGTATCCGGGGGTTGTCTCTGCCGGATACGGCGTCCGCTGCATTTTTGACCAGGTTGATGAGCACCTGTTCCAGCAGCGCCGGGTCGGCCTGAAAAGTAACCGGCTGTATGGGGAAGCTGGTGTTCAGGGTTATCCCCTTGCGGTCCAGATCGGCCTTAAAAAGCGTGCAGATTTCTTCGACGAGGTGGCGGGCCTCCACCAATTCGAAATTGGGCGGGGGCACCCGCGTCAGGGTGCGGTAGGTCTCGGTAAAGCCCAAAAGCCCTTCGCTGCGTTTCTTGATCACATCCACGGAGTTTTTGATGTGCTTCAGGCTGCCTTCCTCCAGGGGCGGGTTGCTGGATATGACATCGCTGATGGTGGAGCTCAGGGAGGCGATGGGGGCAACGGAGTTCATAATTTCATGGGTGAGGATGCGGATCAGCTTTTGCCAGGCGACCAACTCCTGCTCTTCCAGCTCTGATTGAATGTTCTGAAAAGAAACCAGCCGGAAATGTTCTCCCTGCAGGATCAGCTCGATGCACTGGATGGCCAATTGCTTCATTTTGTTCTCGACAGAAAGCTTGAACAGCTCCCGCTCTCCCGGTTTCAGGTTCTTTACGGTAGACCACAGGCCCTCGTCTACCTGCCTCAACGCCCCCAGGTTGATGAGGTAGGATTTATGGATCAACGCCTGAAGGGCCTTGTTCATGAGGATGATCTCTTCCTCGTCGTTAAAACAAAGCAGGCCAATGTCGATGTGTTCTACAATAGACTGCAGGAACTGGTGGTTGGCCTCTTTCTCCGCCCGAATGTCCTGAAACTTCCGGTTAACCATATTGAAACTCTGGTACAATTCGTCGAAGGACTCGCCTTTGTGGCGGGCCGATGTGGTGGTGGTGAAGTCGTTGTACTGTACGCTTTCTATGAAATTGGCCAGGTCGCGGTTGGTCTGGTTGACGTAATAAATGAGGTTGCTGACGGCGAAGGCGAGCAGGGCGACGATAAATGCGGAAGTCAGGGTATAGTCCTGAATGAAGCTGCCCGCCGCCCCTGCTACCAACAGCAATATGATGGAGATGCGAACGATGATGTTGATCCGGAAGTTGTACAGCACGGCTTTTTTGGTTCTTTTTAATCACTACTAATGGATTCGGTAATTTACAATTTTCCCGGTTTAGTAACATTTAAAAAATAAGTTCGACGTCAATGCTTTAGCGTGAAGGCCTTTGCCCTACTGAGCCTGCTGGCCTTCACGCTAAAGCATTGACTCAAAATGTCGAATTTATTTTTTAATCACTACTTATTGTGGGGTTTATCTGCCTGGCGGCAATCTGATTAGATAAAAAGCCGTAAATTAGTTGTTCACAAAGAAAGCAGTTCATTATGATCTCAGAAGTCATAACCATTTCCCCGGAAATTCAAAGCGGAACTCCTGTTTTTGCGAGCACCAGAGTTCCGATAAAAATTCTTTTCGATTATTTGAAAGGGGGGGACAGCATTGAAGAATTTTTGCATGATTTTCCATCTGTAAGGAAGGAACAAGTAGTGCAATTATTGGAATTCTTTGAGCATATTGTAACTTTCAACCTCACTTCTCATGAAAAAAGTGCTGCTTGACGAAAACCTTCCCCGTCCGCAAATCCCCACATCCCCCTATTTTTAAGCCTCCGTTTTGAAAAGCCCTACTATGATGAAGTGGTTACTCACACTAATAGTTTGCACTGCCACCTGGGCGGCCTTCGCCCAGGAGCCATCCCTCCCCCACTACCCCACCCGGGCCGAGGCACGGGAAATGGACGCCTTCATCGACTCCCTGCAGTCGCGCGCGCCTGGCCTGATCCCCGAACCGCCGCCGGCGCCGGTGCGCACCATGGCCGAATGGGAAGAGATACAGGCGATCGCCATCAGCTGGACCCAGCAGTACGCGGAGATTCTCATCGAGATCGTCCGCCACAGCGCGCCGGAGTGCACCGTTATCGTCATCGCCTCCAACGCCAACTCGGTTTCCAACCAGTTGCAGGCCGCCGGCGTCCCGATGGATCATGTAGAAATCCTCGCTGCCCCTTACAATTCCGTCTGGATTCGCGACTACGGCCCCTGGACGGTCTACCACAACGACGTCGACAGCCTGATGATCGTCGACTGGATTTACAACCGCCCCTGGCGGCCGCAGGACGACCTCATCCCGACGGTGCTCGCCGAGCGTTTCAACCTGCCCATTTACGAAGCTACGGCTGCGCCCTACGACTGGATACACACCGGCGGCAACAACCTGCGCGACGGCATGGGCACCAACTTCTCCTCCGAGCTCGTCCTGGAAGAAAACCCCGGAAAAACCGAGGCCGAGATCGACGCCATCGCCCGGGCCTACCTGGGCGCCAGCCGTTACATCAAGTTTCCCAACCTGCCTTACGACCTCATTCACCACCTCGACATGCACATCCGCTTCATCGATGAGGAGACAGTCATCATCGGGCAATACCCGGAAGGAGTGGCCGACGGGCCGCAGATCGAGGAAAACATTGAATATCTTTCCCAGGAAGTGCCCACCGCATTCGGAAATGCCTACAAGGTCATCCGCGTCCCGATGCCACCTGACGCCAATGGCCGCTACCCGGACAACAACGGCGATTACCGCACCTACACCAACTCCATTTTTGTCAACAAGACCATCCTGGTACCCGTCTACGAAGAGCGCTACGACACCACGGCGCTGCGCATTTACCGGGAGGAGCTTCCCGGCTACAAGGTAGTGGGGATCGACTGCAACGACATCATCCCCGCCTTTGGGGCCATCCACTGCATCACCAAGCTGATCGGCGTGAACGACCCCTTGTGGATCGCTCATTCGCGGCTGAGGGATACGGACGATACAGCAAACGATTACCTGGCCCGGGCCACCATCAAGCACCGCAGCGGCATCGCCAACGCCACCTTATATTACCGCATAAAGCCGGAGGTGGATTACACCGCCGTGCCAATGGCCCTGGAAGATGCCGGGGCCGCCCTGTGGTCGGCGGCCATCCCGGCCCAGGCCGGCGATGTCGAGGTGCAGTACTATATTCACGCCACCGCCCAATCCGGCAAGCAGCAGGTGCGGCCGCTGGTAGCTCCGGAGGGCTATTTCCAATTTCGGGTAGACGCCCTGGCGCCCGCCTTTGGCGTTTCCCAGCCGGAAATCTGCCCGGGCGGCCAGGTGCAGTTCCAGGACCAATCGTCCGGAAACATCAGCGCCTGGCAGTGGATTTTCCCGGGCGGGCAGCCTGCCGCCTCCAATGAGCAAAACCCCATCGTGGCTTATTCACAGCCCGGAAGCTACAACGCCACCCTCATCATTGGCAACGGCCTGGCATTCGACACTCTGAGCCTCGACAGCGCCGTCGCGGTCGCCGAAGGCGTCGCGCCTTACTTCGAAGCTTTCAATGAGCTGCTGAGCGCCAACAGCTGGCAGGTGGACAACCCCGATGCCGATGCTGCTGCGTGGTCCGCCACCGAAGAAAGCCTTTGTTATCAGGGGGCCTTGGCGATGGACAATTTCAACAACGACACCCGCAATACCAGCGATTATTTCCGCGCCCGCTTCAACCTCAACGGCCTCAGCGACCCGGAGCTGCGATTCGACCTGGCCTATGCGCCTTATGACGAGGAGCATTTCGACGGCCTGCGGATACGGGCCATTGCCTGCGACGGGCAGGAAACCCTGCTGTATGAGGCCTACGGCGCCGGTTTGGCCACCGCCGCCGCCACTACCAACGCCTTTGTGCCTTCCGATTGCAGCCTCTGGAGGCAGGAGGTGATTTCCCTGCAGGCCTTCGCCGGCCAAACCGTCGTCATTGAATTTGAAAATGCCGGCGGATATGGCAATCTGCTGTATATCGACAACGTCGACATCAGCGCGCCTCAACTGGCCAACCAACCGCCATCGGTCGCCATTGCTTCCCCTACGGATGGCGCCGTTTTTACAGGCAGCTTGCCGGAGCTGGAGCTCCGGGCAACAGCCGAAGATTTGGATGGAATTGTCCGAACGGTCGATTTCTTCGTCAACGCCGATTCCATAGGCACAGCCCCTTTCCCGCCGTTCATCCTGAATTATCCCCTGCCGTCCTACGGGGCTTACACCCTTCAGGCCAGAGCAGTGGATGACGACGGCTCCCGGTCCTTTTCTTCTCCGGTACAGATAACGGCGGAGCCCCCGAGCGCCGTCACTGTCCTCCCGGGCAGTTCGGGCATTCAATTCGAGCTGTTCCCCAACCCGGCTTCCGGCTACCTGAACATCCGGTTCGGCAGCAGCCAGGCCGCAACGGTTTCCATTCAGCTATTCAACTCTCTGGGACAGCGCGTCCATACCTTAGAAACCACACTGCTCAGCGGCGCCACGCTCCGGCAACTGCCCATAGGCCATTTGCCGGCCGGCATTTACCAATTATCGGTTTCCTGCGAGGAGGCCAGCGGCAGCAGGATGGTGGTGGTCGAGTGAGGGGATGGGTGCCCTTCGACAAGCTCAGGGTGAAATGGGTGGATGGGTTCATGGGTGGATGGGTTCATGGGTTCATGGGTTCATGGGTTCATGGGTGGATGGGTTCATG
Coding sequences:
- a CDS encoding ATP-binding protein, whose protein sequence is MLYNFRINIIVRISIILLLVAGAAGSFIQDYTLTSAFIVALLAFAVSNLIYYVNQTNRDLANFIESVQYNDFTTTTSARHKGESFDELYQSFNMVNRKFQDIRAEKEANHQFLQSIVEHIDIGLLCFNDEEEIILMNKALQALIHKSYLINLGALRQVDEGLWSTVKNLKPGERELFKLSVENKMKQLAIQCIELILQGEHFRLVSFQNIQSELEEQELVAWQKLIRILTHEIMNSVAPIASLSSTISDVISSNPPLEEGSLKHIKNSVDVIKKRSEGLLGFTETYRTLTRVPPPNFELVEARHLVEEICTLFKADLDRKGITLNTSFPIQPVTFQADPALLEQVLINLVKNAADAVSGRDNPRIQINVQKTGPKAQIIVVDNGQGISEEAMEQIFVPFFTTKKEGSGIGLSLSRQIMRMHKGNIELHSVEGEGTVVTLTL
- a CDS encoding DUF433 domain-containing protein, which gives rise to MISEVITISPEIQSGTPVFASTRVPIKILFDYLKGGDSIEEFLHDFPSVRKEQVVQLLEFFEHIVTFNLTSHEKSAA
- a CDS encoding agmatine deiminase family protein — translated: MMKWLLTLIVCTATWAAFAQEPSLPHYPTRAEAREMDAFIDSLQSRAPGLIPEPPPAPVRTMAEWEEIQAIAISWTQQYAEILIEIVRHSAPECTVIVIASNANSVSNQLQAAGVPMDHVEILAAPYNSVWIRDYGPWTVYHNDVDSLMIVDWIYNRPWRPQDDLIPTVLAERFNLPIYEATAAPYDWIHTGGNNLRDGMGTNFSSELVLEENPGKTEAEIDAIARAYLGASRYIKFPNLPYDLIHHLDMHIRFIDEETVIIGQYPEGVADGPQIEENIEYLSQEVPTAFGNAYKVIRVPMPPDANGRYPDNNGDYRTYTNSIFVNKTILVPVYEERYDTTALRIYREELPGYKVVGIDCNDIIPAFGAIHCITKLIGVNDPLWIAHSRLRDTDDTANDYLARATIKHRSGIANATLYYRIKPEVDYTAVPMALEDAGAALWSAAIPAQAGDVEVQYYIHATAQSGKQQVRPLVAPEGYFQFRVDALAPAFGVSQPEICPGGQVQFQDQSSGNISAWQWIFPGGQPAASNEQNPIVAYSQPGSYNATLIIGNGLAFDTLSLDSAVAVAEGVAPYFEAFNELLSANSWQVDNPDADAAAWSATEESLCYQGALAMDNFNNDTRNTSDYFRARFNLNGLSDPELRFDLAYAPYDEEHFDGLRIRAIACDGQETLLYEAYGAGLATAAATTNAFVPSDCSLWRQEVISLQAFAGQTVVIEFENAGGYGNLLYIDNVDISAPQLANQPPSVAIASPTDGAVFTGSLPELELRATAEDLDGIVRTVDFFVNADSIGTAPFPPFILNYPLPSYGAYTLQARAVDDDGSRSFSSPVQITAEPPSAVTVLPGSSGIQFELFPNPASGYLNIRFGSSQAATVSIQLFNSLGQRVHTLETTLLSGATLRQLPIGHLPAGIYQLSVSCEEASGSRMVVVE